The stretch of DNA GTTCGGTTTATTTGATAGCCATACTGCAGATGCCCCAATCCCTACCGCTACCAGTGAGCTCATACTTACGACTTTATTCATCATAAAAACCTCCTTAAGATTTGGACTTGTTCTGTAAATACCCGTTTCAATACGCAATTAAACATCTTTTTGTGTTTGATTTACTCTTTTTAGGGAATTCAATGGATAGGAAGGAGGGGTAGTTTGGAGAGAAATATCAATTTTGACAACTGGAAATGGGTTCAATTAAACAAGCACGAGCTGAATGCAGTATGGGAACAGGAGACCATGCTATCAAGCTGGTTAATGAGTATTCGGAAAAATAATAACAATTGCGTAAAAGTTCATGGGTTGAAAGATGGGGAAAGGATTGTGAAAGGGTCTTTGATTTATAGACAAAATGTCGATGAGGAAGAAGACCATGTAATTTTTCATTTCTATCTAACTTCTACTACATTATTTACGGTTGATTTGGAATTTACTTCTTTTAAACAACTGGAACCAGAAGTGATACTGCGGCAGCTCAATAAAACAGAGAATGCCGTGGATGGGTTTTTATTTTTGCTAGGAGAACTGGTCAATGACTTGCTGGTTGAGATTGATCAGTTTGAGGAGTCACTCCATAAGTTGATATGGGGAGTGAAAAAGAGGAATGATAGGAGGACTCTGGAACATGTCTTTGCCCGACGGCATGAACTGTTGGTTTGTAAGAATCTATTGATTCCAATCCAGGAACT from Neobacillus sp. CF12 encodes:
- a CDS encoding magnesium transporter CorA family protein, which produces MERNINFDNWKWVQLNKHELNAVWEQETMLSSWLMSIRKNNNNCVKVHGLKDGERIVKGSLIYRQNVDEEEDHVIFHFYLTSTTLFTVDLEFTSFKQLEPEVILRQLNKTENAVDGFLFLLGELVNDLLVEIDQFEESLHKLIWGVKKRNDRRTLEHVFARRHELLVCKNLLIPIQELRMAIEESDFPTVNSGEIFTRTCKRIDRAMVLLREYGQELDSMIHLEEVISSHRGNEIMKTLTVLTIIFTPIMALGALWGMNFKYMPELEWRYGYLVSIVVIILSTALLYGYIKTKGWTGDLLKGKKKGSFFK